The following are encoded together in the Blautia obeum ATCC 29174 genome:
- a CDS encoding ABC transporter ATP-binding protein → MAEKCLELKDIRKSFSKDEVVLKEISLSIDKGEFITLLGSSGCGKTTTLRIIAGLETPDSGKVYLEGKDVTALAPEARDVNTVFQNYALFPHMTVADNIGYGLKLKKIPKAEIKKRVSEMLELVQLLGYEKRKPSELSGGQRQRVAIARSLVNNPKVLLLDEPLGALDLQLRRAMQLELKRLQKKLGITFIYITHDQEEAINMSDRIAVMNKGTFEQIGTPDEIYNHPKTSYVATFVGNANILKGTAQETEADILKVSLAGSIVSAVAEGKKIAPGTPVTLAVRSENMIFDETCQSGMEAVVVEKSFAGGLLRVVLKLADGTEVIANRHGIDAGVQPGQKVTCHFDAENAVLVDLPSETESGAAV, encoded by the coding sequence ATGGCAGAAAAATGTTTGGAATTAAAAGATATCAGGAAGTCGTTTTCAAAAGATGAAGTGGTTCTGAAGGAAATCAGTCTCTCTATCGACAAGGGGGAGTTTATTACACTTCTGGGTTCCTCGGGATGTGGAAAGACGACAACTCTGCGTATCATAGCAGGTCTGGAGACACCGGATTCCGGCAAGGTATATCTGGAGGGAAAAGATGTCACAGCACTGGCACCGGAAGCACGTGATGTAAATACAGTATTTCAGAATTATGCGTTATTTCCACATATGACAGTGGCGGATAACATTGGATATGGACTGAAATTGAAAAAGATACCAAAAGCAGAGATTAAAAAACGAGTATCTGAGATGCTGGAACTGGTACAGCTTCTAGGATACGAGAAGAGAAAGCCGTCAGAACTTTCCGGTGGACAGAGACAGCGTGTGGCAATTGCCCGTTCGCTGGTCAATAATCCGAAGGTGCTGCTTCTGGATGAGCCGTTGGGAGCACTGGATCTGCAGCTGCGCCGTGCCATGCAGCTTGAACTGAAGAGGTTACAAAAAAAGCTTGGAATTACTTTTATTTATATTACGCATGACCAGGAAGAGGCAATTAACATGTCCGACCGTATTGCTGTCATGAATAAAGGAACCTTTGAACAGATTGGGACACCGGATGAGATCTATAATCATCCAAAAACCAGTTATGTGGCGACTTTTGTTGGAAATGCCAATATTTTAAAAGGTACTGCGCAGGAAACAGAAGCAGATATTCTCAAAGTTTCACTTGCAGGCAGTATTGTTTCTGCTGTGGCAGAAGGCAAAAAAATTGCTCCGGGTACACCAGTGACGCTGGCTGTCCGCAGTGAGAATATGATTTTTGATGAGACTTGCCAGAGTGGTATGGAAGCGGTTGTTGTTGAAAAAAGTTTTGCAGGCGGACTTCTTCGTGTTGTGTTGAAGCTTGCAGATGGAACAGAAGTTATTGCAAACAGACATGGAATTGATGCCGGTGTGCAGCCGGGACAGAAAGTCACCTGTCATTTTGATGCTGAGAATGCGGTTCTGGTTGATCTTCCGTCTGAGACAGAAAGCGGGGCGGCAGTATGA